The genomic DNA ATAAGAGGTGGGTTAAATGTTAAGAGAAATATTAAACAGGGTATATTTAGGTAATAGTGTTTTAGATTATGTTATAGCATTAGCAATACTTTTAATAGGAGTAGTAATCGTAAGAGTTTTTAAAATTGTTGCTCTGCACCGTCTTAAAAAACTTGCTCAGAAGACTCAAACAACATTTGATGATTTTTTAGTTTTGGTAATAGGAAAAGTAGCCCTACCTCTTTTCTACCTTGCTTCTTTCTACTTTGCTTTAGCTGCTCTTAATTTAACAGCTCAGGTACAGGGGGCAGTAAATAAGGTATTTTTAGCAATTGTAGTGTTTTCAATCGCAAGGTTCGTTGATCTCCTGGTTATTTATGGCTTCACAAATTATCTTAAAAAATATGGTCAGAATATAGCATTAGAGAAGAGTCTTAATACAACCTTAAAGATTATTAAGCTTATTATTTGGGCTCTTGCAATAATATTCTTTATGGATAATCTTGGGTTTAAGATATCAGCTATTATTGCAGGTTTAGGTGTCGGCGGTATAGCTATAGGTCTTGCAGCTCAGGCTGTTTTAAAAGATCTCTTTAGTTATTTCTCTATTACATTTGATAGACCTTTTGAAGTGGGCGATTTTATAATAGTTGGAGATCTTTTAGGTACTGTTGAATATATCGGTGCA from Candidatus Kaelpia imicola includes the following:
- a CDS encoding mechanosensitive ion channel family protein, encoding MLREILNRVYLGNSVLDYVIALAILLIGVVIVRVFKIVALHRLKKLAQKTQTTFDDFLVLVIGKVALPLFYLASFYFALAALNLTAQVQGAVNKVFLAIVVFSIARFVDLLVIYGFTNYLKKYGQNIALEKSLNTTLKIIKLIIWALAIIFFMDNLGFKISAIIAGLGVGGIAIGLAAQAVLKDLFSYFSITFDRPFEVGDFIIVGDLLGTVEYIGAKTTRIRSLGGEQLIFSNTDLTDSRIKNYKRMEQRRVLFQFGIVYQTPYEKLQQIPGIVKNIIESVEDALFDRTHFSSYANSSLLFEVVYYVIGSDYNKYMDIQQEINLALFKEFESRAIEFAYPTQTLYINKSNA